From Myxocyprinus asiaticus isolate MX2 ecotype Aquarium Trade chromosome 47, UBuf_Myxa_2, whole genome shotgun sequence:
TGAATCGcatgtgttaattttgacagctctggTTTCAAgtcatgcattatagtaaaagtgtttcaatgttATAAGATATTATTGTGTcaggaacagagcgaaaaataagtgttcatgAAGTGTTAATCTCCTGTTTTACAAGTGATTtctttgaaagtgaataaaagtcattgttgtatcGCCTTTAGTGTTCTTTTCACCAGAGAACTGCAGCAATACATAGAACGAGGCATGTAAAACTAATTTTGCAAAAACTttgttacagtatttttttttattatgagaccaggttgaaacaATGATATATGCTTCTTTAGAAGCCACAAAGCATTGTGCTGTCGTTTGTAAAAAAGGTGCTTTATAACCAAATTTCCAGCAaagtactacactacccataagcCTCAAGAGagatctaccaatcagagaatcacagttACCCTGAAACTTGTTCTTTGAAACTCTTGGAATATTTGCTGCTActtaagttagggttagggttgcaGCGGGATTCCAAATAGAATATGAATGTTGCACGTGAATTTTGCAAGACATCGCAGAACGAAGCTTACCATCATGATACAATAAAGCTCAACAGTGACTTCCCACTCCCATTTTGGGTTGTCAACAGTCCCATATTAGCCGGGGCATCCCATACTTTGGCTGAAATTACGACTTCCCACTCCCATTTGGATTGCCAAAATGAAAAAACTGTTCAAGAGGAAAAATGCTCATTTAAtcacacttgttttttttttgttttttgtttttgttgcttaGAATCAAATGTTGTTGTGATTCATCTAGGAACTTTTTGTTTTCgctaaaaaaaattgaatttgataaaatatatagaaaaaaagagaataactgcacaactcaaaatatAAGCTCATTTATTTGAGTTGTGCAATTGTACTCTTTTCTTCAATATTTGTTTGCCATCATTTGCACCTATGAATCTAAGGTGTGTGTTAAATgtcatttctatagtgaatgtttgaatgacttatggagaaaattaatgagaAAAATTTCAGGACCAAGTCTGCTGAAAAAAGTGGTCTGTTACCATGGGCAGACTGGtttcccggtgggctggccaCGGAAACCCCCCACTCCCCCACCCAGTCAACAACTTTAGGGAAActaccacccccccaccccccacttaACAACTTTTGGGCAACTACCTCCACCCATCCCCTGCTCAACAGCTTTTGGGTaggtttttatttcaaatccagGGAGAAAAATATGTTAATGTTCAGCAAACAACCACAGCTCCTTtattgtaaaaatgacaaaactgtatgttcagaaatgtggTAACTCTGAGTTGACTAACGTCTGGTAGGGTATGACCTGTCTGGCCCCTGTCAAAGGGTTGCCACCCCTTCCAGGTGTGCTTATCTCGAAGTCATTGAAATGGTGGCCTCTTTGTTCCACAAGACTCTGTTGGCTGTGGTAAGAATAAAGTCAACATACAGGCACATAACTGTTGCTCTTCACATAAAAGTTTTGGAGGCGACTGACCCTACATAGGGTTCTTCAGACCAAACACATTCTTGGCATTGAGTGCCTTATTGCATTTTGAAAACGGTTAGTCTACTACATgaagaaaataaaattttattttaaaagcaatTTCATTAAGTGGCATCCTTAATCCTGAAGACAAATTCTCTGACATGTAAAGTAAGGTTAATAGCCACTATGGGATCTGCACAGtgatatacaatacacaatagcTTGGTGTATAACAAGAGTTTCACATCTTAGCTGTTACTATAAAGTGTATTTTAGGTTGGATGGATTGCTGTATTGATCAGTCAGCATCCAGGACCTCAACTATCCATCTTATAAGGAAAGTTTTGTTCGaggacagtttttttttacttttttatgccAAGGACcctcaaatatgatgatccctAGAGGGATCCCCCTTCCTAAAATTCAAGGCAGCTATGTATTTTCATGAACAAAGACCCATTTATGCTCTGTGGGCAAAAAACAGCCTAAACATGATATATTAAAGACATGTTGTTGGCAAAATAATAGGCAAAATGAATGCATCAAGACATTTTAACCAATATCAAAAGACATTCCTACAATGATGTTGAATTGCAATAAAATGGTAACATTTCAAAAAGTTACGATAATTTAACAGATGGAATTCAGACATTCACAGGTTCCATACATTGTTTTATTGTATGcaattaaaatgtacacatttacaATTTATATCACATTGTAAATTTGTAATATTGCATGACACTGCATGTGTAAAAAGACAAGTATTATACAAAATTGAATGCTGTACAGTAATTGAAGTGTTTACAGGTTAAAATACCAAGAccatacattttcataaaaaataaaattaaaaaaaaggtgaAGTTTATAAAGTTCTATAGAATGTCAAACGTGTCTGCAGTATGTTAAATACAGTGTTCATCACAGGTAGTGACTTGAGCTGTTTAGACTTCAAATGAAGTCCAAATGTCTGTAATAAGGAGAAACTTTAGACCTTCTCTCATCTCACTGTCTTTCTTTACTTTTAATTAACTTCTAAGGAGTACAAACTCTAAGGGACGTCGAAGGAGGATAATGTTCCCCTTTAATAACTCATATGCTATTAATTATGTTATATTGCTTATACATTACAGAACTGTGACATATTTGTGATGGCACAAATGTTCCAACATTCTGCAATGTAATTTGACAGTGTTTGATAAAATATACAGCAACTATAGCAACCGTCTTTTTGCAGGTATTTAATAGTTGAAAAATAACATGTACAGTATGAACTTTTTTCAATATAAAAATTTAAGTTTAAAAtatgctttcacacacacacacacacacacacacacacacacacacacacacacacacacacacacacacacacacgtttcagATCTCTAAGGCTTTGTTCAAGCAGCAACAACTTTTTTTGGCACTTCCAACTCAAATACGTTCTGTTGTTTGTAGTCTTGatagcaaaaacaaaaacccAGCACTGCGAGTGCTATACAGATTTTCAGTCCGCTTTATGTACACCGTAAACAAAGACACAGTAAGACATTCTTATAAGAATATTTGTATGAGTGTGTTTTAAACTTCCATGCAGACTCGTATTAATGCAGCTTCTGTTGCGATGTACTCTTCCTCTTCACAACACACTGTAGCCTCATCTTCATCTGCCTTTAATAGCACCTATACACCACAGACAACAGTTTGGGGTCAGTTGAGCAGCATGGCCAGATCTTACACATTATGGTTTTCACATCACATGTgaatctgatcattttaaagATGCATGAGTCTACTGACTCTAAAACCCATCAGAACAGATGGACGAATCCAGCAATGATAAAGATATAGACCAGTTTTATATGTTCTGCacatcaaatacacacacacacacacacacacccccacactgTTCCACAGATTTGCACTCATTCTCCATAGCATGAGATTATGGAAACATGTTCCAAATGTCACTGCACATTCTGAACAAATGGATGATTTGTGGGCATTTGGCGCAAAGCCAGAACTGAAGGAGTGAATGAAAGAAGGATGAGAAGAAAATGATAGAGGAGAGGAGGAAAACAATGAGAACGAGATGTGGGAAAGACCCTATGTTGCCCAAGAAATGGACCCACTTTGGGTCAACAGCTCTGTGGAAAAGTCTCTGGTCAAATGAAGAAAGATCTTTGCTGTAAATTAATTCATACAGAACAATTCCAGCATTCAAGAGGAAGAACACTATtataacatacataattaaactattcATATACACACTAGAAACAAAACATTCACATTTCAACCAGCTGACAGATTTCATTTTAAATCACAAGAaagaataaacacaaacaaataaacacacttGAAACAGTCCAAACAAGGATACATTGTCCAGAAGGACTCTTGTTGCCCAGAAGGATCGTCATGGGGATTTTTGACTGACTAATTTTTTCCTGAATTTGAACACTGATAAAGAAAATCCTGGGTTTTGTACATAAATGCTGTTTGtacatttttcagtgttaaaatatttcttgtatcccagcttaaagTACAGAGACAACTGTAAAGCATTTGTAGGTTGACTCCCTGAAAAGAGTGAATGCAACTTGGTGTCaagttggctcaaccaatggtgttagTTTAGGAGTAGGACTATTTGTTTTTCTGACCAAAGGCAGATGGGGGGCATAGATAATTTGGGAAACCTGATTGTAAACAACCATTATATTTGCTATTCAATTTTGTGCCACTAGAGGAGCAGAAATTACCCATCATTTCCATGCCACTGGCAACACCAAactaattgtaaaaataattgtacaaTTAATGTGTTCCATTTTAAGTAAGgaaagtcactttgaataaaactGTCATCTAACTGTCAAATTAGCAAATTACCAATTATTGATCCAGCTTTTTGAACAGCTAATAATTGAGCCTTCTCTAAGCTCCGCCTCCCTTGGCTACAgttgcttgctctgacaagctctgcagaacttccTAAAGGAATGAATGGGATATTGTCGTGAACGGCGTGGTTTTTCGCAAAATATTCttataaacggaatggataatattcttaagtgggctggaatgaagagtgacattgtaaggcatatttatctgatgttttttgtaaCAGAAATagttaaattacaaaaaaaaagcatcatttgATAGCGATTACACACCAGATAACATtaatgtaagtgaacagaactgcttataacATATCATAACACACAtactatgatgctgtgaactcttttttttttttttactataacatTTACTATTAtgtgaatcaatacataaatgaattaatgttcagctattagctttaatttaccttggaggaaatgtaggtgtcctcgctgatgttattcatgctcatttgggaatgaggactgaCACAGTTTAATTCATAGTATGCTCTtcttgacatatatatatatatatatatatatatatatatatatatatatatatatatatataaatgtatttatttattttttataaagaaaaacattgtgtatcctctctgggttcctcgtgtcactattacaagtgaacaggcaaaatcatgttttccattttttagattttagatttaaaactactcaaacacacattactcctataggctctcattggaaaataagctcaacagttgctaagacaggattggtcagaaatgcttttaaggcatggcttagcgaagggtcaatacTGTAAAAGCATACAGCACATTGCTGCAAAAAAAAGCATACAGCATACTGCTGCAAAAGGCTTAAAGTGGGAGTGACCAAATAACTCATTAATAACATGCTAACAAGCTGTTatttcatgacattttacattatttttctcacCTCAGCTTCATCACTGCACACATCTGGCAACACCTCCACTTGCTCTGCATAGTCACGTGACCCCTCCAGTGATGTCATCTTCTTATACTTCCTCATCGTTAAACTGTCCACCACCCAGAACATTatagactaaaataaaaaagttgatgCATTACAGATAAGTgttaggatggatggatggataatttGACATATAGATGGATAAGCAGATTGATAAGTGAATGGttagataaatggatggatggatgaatggatggatggttggatggatggatggctaaATGGACAGATGGACGGATAAGTTGATGGAtaagtggatggttggatggatggataagtggatgcatggatggatgagTAATTTGACCAGTGAATGGATAAGTTGATGGataagtggatggatggatggatggatggataaattgaatgatggatggatggatggatggataaatggatggttggatgtatgtatggatggatggatggatgaataagtggatggttggatgggTGGAaaaatggatggttggatggatggatgatggatggatggataagttGATGAATaagtggatagatggatggatggatggatggatagatagatagatacatggatggatagatagacagacagacagatagacagatagcaTGTATAATTAAGAATGACTCACATTGACTATGAAAGGCACGATCAGCATGACAATGGTTAACTCCAGCTGTGGGTTTGGGATGTAGTCCAACACTACAGCCTCCAGCtacaaaacagacacacaaaaacatacacagtGGTCAGCCCTGAAATATAGCCATATCaatctaataattaataataataaaacctgcAACCTGTCTCTTTTGTGTTTCTCATTCAAATACTCTCTTACTGATGATTACAGACACATTTCTAGACAGTCAATTGTAAGGGAGTGTGtttcaaagaaaagaaaagagaacaaATTTTTACCATATTCTATATACCATATACCATATCTACTCATTATTCCAACACTGATCACAGTGTATCATTGTCTTTCTAGTCTCTGTCTTCTTTCAGTTCTTGCATACTTTGAGGAAGTTCTTTAGTCCAAACCATTAGTAATTTTTTCATAAACATTGATCCATAAACAAAGAAAGGGGACCAAAAACACAGATAGCACTTCCTTTGATTATTAACTTATGTTTCCATACAAACAAGTATGTcaaaacatgaaaacatacaTGGCCAGTGTAGCCtaaaggatctatttctacctgattcATCCCTTAATATCTTTTAGaaaaaacagttaatttagatgttaccatatgaagTACATCTTTTTCAGACTGATTTCACTTTGAATTCGGCggcagtaggtcaaaagttctattcctgaaatcagtctgtgtttactgaaatgtgaaaccactgcccccagtggccaaagctggaagtgttgttaatgTAAAAAGTCCACAGGGTGGCAtaaaaagcgagttgtattttaagTTGTCAATAATGTAAGTCAGGCAACtgaaatgcatattttgttaactctacccccatacccaaaccccaaccctaaacattAACAGAAGTGGAttaaaagtgtaattttagagcgaaaacgCAACATACGTAAATGTGATTACTCACTGGTTTCCAAAGGACCTAAATGCATTTCTCAAAGGTTTCTTGAGCTGCGCAAAATCAGAAGCACCAAAGGGAAAGGCGAAAGGCATTTTAGGCAAAAATGTCTGAAATTCGGCAAAATGGTGTCGATTTCAAGGCACATAATCATTCAGAAGTAGCATGTCGATTTTCTGTGCAATCACGTTATCTTTTTATGTTACttgacaaaacattttacattgtgtgcacacatggaacATTTCAATTTGTCCAGATTTTAACTGTTCAAAACCAACAAACCTACATGTTTCATAACAGCTAACAAAGATGATACAACCATCACCCATGTACAGTCCAGCTGATTCTACTTCTGCCTGCTCTGGGCTGGTATTACTAAATATGGGGAAAGTGATGCCAATAGGGTGAGTATGTTTACTGGGTCAGCCCTcaacaaaaacagacatttttttgggtgtgtatgtgtttattttaCATTGGTCCACCCAGGTATGAGCAGCACCACAGTCACCACacttttctccacagcaacgatGAGTAAATATACCAAACACTGTGCCAGCCACGCCACCACACAAGGAGGGTCACcttaaagaaagacagaaagaaagacacgttcaaaaatgaaaaagagcTGTTAGTTTGTTCCCAAGACATTGCCAAGGTGTTGCtgaggtgttttgagtggttgttggcacattgctatgtggttgctggggtgttcctgGTGGTTGCTAGATGCAgactggcccaagtcaaatgaGCCAGTTTCTATGATATTTTTATCCCTAGATATGGCAGGGTACCTCCTTCAAAGTAAGTTTAAAAGCCCCGACATACTCCATACTAAATTATAGAGCAAATGGGTGTGATgacatttagaacaaaatttggCCAAAAGATTGTTGGTGGTTTATAACAGCTCACCAGAGCAAACTtagtaccggctgctaaacaccttattaCTGCCATTGGTCGACGTCATcaaccttacaaaaaatctaaaagctaatttgcatgtgaaaattatctgtcgcgaatttgtggcaagtttgcagtgaactctcaatttttgtaagggcggTCAACGTGGACACACCAGCGTGCAGAGTTAACAgggagctggtgcaaacttacctacatttGTACAATTGTTCatgtaaagacattttccaagaacatgtcatgcaatttttgtttaattagtctaaaaggaataaaatctactCCAATAAATAGTGcttattcactctgttgtttgatatgctgcttcactcatgtgccgtctGCGGCCGAATGtcttcacacatctgcccaaagatgccgatcattcttttgtctgtattctacccatttacACTCTTGTATAcacctatctttgcagtagtatcagtgtcatcataaaatacataAAGAAGGGTAACCGGCACATTTTATGGCTGCGTGCTagtgcattagcgccatgaatgcagaatgtaaacatgacaaattatgcATTATCAACTGCATATATTACTTAAAATTATAATCGAGTGGTTTaaacttcttttactgatctcatgtaaaTGTACTAATATAAAATGGCATGACATCattgataatacatttttatgtcatATACTGTAAGTTGATGtattacatgtagtcttgtgcatttaatatttaaatgctcctctaggGGGGTGGTCAAGATGGCGGCTTGGAGGAAGGTCAGGTGCTGTTGAGCTGGCACGTCGTGTCGCTGATTTGTTTACATTATAACCCACACAATGCTGCTTTTGTATGTTTTTTGCGACCCCATATCATACAATGAGCATTAACAACTACTTTTTGAGGCAGTCTAACAGCATGCCGCACAGGAAAGTTCCAGTTTCTAACAGCCCGTAAGAGCCTACCAAACATGCTAGCAAGGCGAGTGGTGAAGTTAGTCCATCTGCGTCAGCGCTCTCGGACGCAGTGCCGGAGATCATGGCGAACATCTCTAAAATCATAAATGAAAAACTCGGCCTGATATCACAGTTGTTACAAATGCAGCGCGCCGAATTTGAAGGCCGTGAAAAGTGGATCGCGGAGGCAGAGTCCAGGATCTCTGTGGTGGAGGATGCAGTTAGCCCGGTCGAGAGCATGCTGAGAGCCTTCGAGAAACAGATACTCGTGATGGGCGAACACACTGATGATCTAGAAAATAGAGGAAGGAGAAAGAACATTCACATTGTTGGATTACCAGAAGATGTCGAGGGCGATAATCTGACGTGGTTCTTTGAGTCTTGGCTGCCTGAAACCTTGCACATCAAAACAAGATGGGTCGGACAAAGTTGGAGAGAGCACACCTTTCGCTAGCCCCCAAGCCTCCTTCTACCCAGAGGCCGCAATCTATCCTGGTGAGGTTTCATAATTATCAGGACAAACAGCATGTCCTGAACGCTGCGTGGGAGATGGAGCGAATAGTTCGCTGCTAAAGTTCGGGAGTGCTACAGTGAGATTCTTTTGGGATTTCTCGGCTGCGGCCCTTCGCATGTGTAAGGTGTTCGATGAAGTGAAGAAACGTCTGAAGTCCACTGGTGCCATGTACAAGCAAATATACCCGGCCCTGCTCAAAGTCACTTACAGTGGCTCTACAAAAATGTTCCATGACCAAGCTGCCATTGAGGACTTCATCGAGTCACTGGAGGTGACCCCTACGGATAATGCATAAATGTTCGGCTTAAGCTCTGGGGGTTTCTATTTGCCTTCTGTGGATGAGCACTAGGGCATGGCTACTCACTGGTGTGAACCTTAGCTGAACTGGgggtttgcttttttttttttttttttttttacaagtttatGTGGGACTGAATATAGGCGATGCTGCTTGGCGTTCTGAACAGGTAGTTTTCTTTTGTCTTCAGAAAGCCTCTTCACTTGAGCTCTCGTCACACGGGGAGAGGGAAAGTGCTTAATGCTAATGCCAATGTGGGcaatttgtgttttgtgtttatatctttttgttatttgtataatagttgtttgtttttggtttctCGGCTCACTTTTCATCTGAACGATGTGTTTATTTGCAGGCGGTACATGTGCAATATTATACTTTGCAAATACTGGCATTGTCAAGGATGAATATATGTACATGGAATGTTAATGGTATTCATACTCCGGTTAAGCGGAGAAAGGTTTTGACCTATCTCAGAAGAGAGGGGGTTCAGGTTGCCATACTTCAGGAGACCCATCTAAATGATCAGGAACATTTAAAGTTGCAACAAGAGGGGTTTGGGCAATTCTTTTTTCTCATCCTTCACGTTGCGAAGTCGAGGGGTGGCTATATTACTTAGGAAAAACTTGTCATTAAGGACAGAAGAGGGCACTATCTATTCGTGAAAGGGATGATGTACGGGGAAGAAATTgcttttatgaaaatatattggCGTTCTGGTCATCCAAGCAATTTTGTAGTAACTGCGTTCTCTAAATTGGCAGATTTCAATGTAAGGAGCTCATTCATTGGGGGAAATTTTAATTGTCACTTGAGTCCTGTCATTGATAAATTTCCCTTAGGTAAGTCTTGTCTGTCTTCTCAGGATAAGACTGTTAACATTCTTTGTTTAATGTTTGGAGGGCACAACATCCGGTGGACAAGGAGTGTACTTTTTTTCCAAAGTTCACTCTTCTTATACAAGGATAGATTATTTCTTTACTCCGAAATCTTTATTGCAATCAGTCATCTCTAGTTCTGTAGGTAATATAGCTATCTCAGatcatgctgctgtttttgttcAGTACTCCCTTGGGAAACCGGGTATCAAATTGGGAAGTTGGAGGTTTCATCCTTTTATTCTGGCGGATCATAACTTTGTATCCTAATTTACGGAGGAATTGAAATCCTTTCTATTAATTCTGCCTCTACAGAAGACCCGTCATTGTTGTGGGAAATGTCTAACAAAGGTCTCATCACATCATACATGGTTAGCAAGAAGCACAGGCAGGTTGAACAAAGAGAGATTTTGGAATCTAAACTTAAGTTAGTGgagaaaaaatatgtgaaaaagCCACCCTCATGGAAGCTTAAAGAGATTTCTGCACTCCGCACTGCTTTGGACTCCCTTTTAACAAGGCTGAGGGGAAATTAGAtatgcaaaacaaaaattatgagCATGGCGATAAAGCCGGGAAATACTTAGCATATCTAACAAAGAAAAGATCTGACTCTCAAAATGTTTCCTCAATTACAAATAGCTGCGGTAATTTATTCTTTGATatgattattaatatatattcaaataataTCTTTAAGGATTTTTATGAAAATCTATATAAGTCCGAGTCACAAGTGGAGGCTTCGGAGTTGATGGATGGCTTTTTCTCCTCCCTTAATCTTCCCAGTCTGTCAGATGATCAGAGGCACTCTCTCAACAATCCCATATCTAGGGAGGAGGTGTTGGATGATATTAAGGGGTTGCAGTCCAGTAAAGTGCTAGGACTGGATGGGTTCAGTAGTGAGTTCTAAAAAGAGTTCTGGAACCTCTTAGTTGACCCTTTGCTGGACAtgtttaatgattattttagcaAGGGTAATTTCCATATTAAACGTAGATTTGAAGCTCCTCTCCAAGATATTAGCTACACGAATGGAAAACTTACTCTCTTCCCTTATTAACGAGGATCAGACAGGTTTTATTGTGGGTCATAACTCTGCTATTAATATGCGTAGATCGTCGAATGTTATTCAGCTGTTTCGCCAGCAGTCTGTAGATAGTCTTGTGGTCTCTTTGGATGCGGTGAACGCATTTGATCGCATTAAATGGCCTTACCTGTTCCGCATGTAACATAAATTCGGCTTGGTGGAGCATTTTATTAGTTGGGTTAAGTTACTTTATCAGGATCCTCTGTCTGCTGTGCTTACCAATGGTCTCCGATCTTCCAATTTCAGTATTTGCAGAGGGACAAGACAAGGTTGGCCTTGATCTTCCGGACATTCGGAAATACCAGCTTAGTGTGCACTTGCATTTCATCTCTGAATGGGTGTATAAAAAAACCCCACCTCCCTATGGTTTGATATAGAAAGTTCGATGAGCAAATTTCCCTTGGTGAATTTGCTTTTTCTCAAGAAAATCAAATCCCTGAGAATGGCCTGTAATAACGCTATTACGATTTGTAATGTCAAGGCTTGGCAGACTATTAAATGTTTAGAGGGCAGATCTCAGGTTACTTCTGTGTTCACCCCAATCTGTGATGATCCTGATTTTCTGCCGGGGATGTTAGATGTGGGTTTTCGAGTCTGGGCTTTTCAAGGGATTTCTACTTTGCGTGAATTATTCGATGAGCCCACCTTAATGTCTTCTAGCCAATTAATGGATAAATACAGTATTCCTAAGCGGGACTTTTTTCGTTATCTTCAGTTAAGGgattatgttaaaaaatatactaCCCTGTTTGCCAACCAGGGTGTTTCGCACACAGTTGGGCAATTCCACAGGTTCATTTTATAGTGTTCTCAAAGAGCACTATAAAAGCACACAGCATTTAAAAGAGGTGTGGGAATGGGTTAAACGTGTATGAACGTTTGTATGAAAAAAGTGTAAAACGGATGTGGGTAGCCTCATTCATTGCTTTTGGTATTGTAGGAAAATACAGAAGTTCTGGTGTGTTGTAGGACAAGAAATTAGCAGGATGTTAACACTTAGAATGTAATCCATTACACATGCTGTTGGGGATGCAGGGTGGTTTTATTATAGATAAACATAAAGGGAAACtctaaaaaaatttaacattCTGTGCAAGGAAATGTATTCTTCTTAACTGGATAACAGACAAAGCCCCTTCACTACTACTCTGGCAAAAGGTTGTTCTTGAATATGTATCATTGGACTATCTTACTTGTATGCTACACAGCAAAGACAATGTTTTCATAGAACATGGGAGCTTTTTTTGTCTTATATTGGTTTAAGCATTTCTACTATTCTTGTAAGAGGGTTTGTGTAATGCAGACTTGTGCcatactttaaaggtgcactcagtaattctaattcaatacactttttgtcaaattctgcaaatatctccacACAGTCTgccagctgtccgttctgtgggagggctgaaaaaaaaatctagtatttgtacacagccctgactctgtaaatgggacaaaaacaaagtggatcagactgatccacacaacactactccagccaatcagcaacagggggtggttcttgtgtgtgcacaggatggggggtgggggcagagcgagagggaaattcattagaagagcgaagGCAAAtttggctgatgcgaactttctaaactccaagaaggacaaatggctgagaaacagaccaagagaaaaaggttagatgaatataaactaaaaaagaaggattatgataagtcgagggctaggagccgttTCAACATCGGCGAGACTTTTCAgcagtggagagacctccgagaggtaaaaggtttgaagatggatgcagaagttgctctttttcttctcgataggtgggtaacatacattttgctatgttttacAGAACCCatttatgctgttgttgtgatgttagatttag
This genomic window contains:
- the tmem110l gene encoding transmembrane protein 110, like, producing MYMYGLLKSRTNMSDIMRSEYQGCVDGTLMDGFSVLIQGLLALLAFSTLMLKRYREPVGIRRPWRIWFFDTSKQAIGSLFMHFANVFLSTLTNEDPCSLYLLNFLLDATLGMLVIWVGVKVVSKIVEYKQVTLLMFGEYGDPPCVVAWLAQCLVYLLIVAVEKSVVTVVLLIPGWTNLEAVVLDYIPNPQLELTIVMLIVPFIVNSIMFWVVDSLTMRKYKKMTSLEGSRDYAEQVEVLPDVCSDEAEVLLKADEDEATVCCEEEEYIATEAALIRVCMEV